A single genomic interval of Pseudomonas sp. FeN3W harbors:
- the ugpC gene encoding sn-glycerol-3-phosphate ABC transporter ATP-binding protein UgpC, with translation MADLKIHNLKKGFDGNEIIKGIDLDIRDREFVVFVGPSGCGKSTLLRLIAGLEEVSSGRIELDGRDITDVSPAKRDLAMVFQTYALYPHMTVRKNMSFALDLAGADKQEVARKIEAAARTLELEPLLERKPRQLSGGQRQRVAIGRAIVRNPKVFLFDEPLFNLDAALRVQMRLELSRLHQELQATMIYVTHDQVEAMTLADKVVVLNGGRIEQVGSPMELYHHPANLFVAGFLGTPKMGFLKGRASRVEASGCEVELDAGCRLFLPLSGATLKTGDPVTLGIRPEHLNRGSEGNCQLTVQADVSERLGSDTYCHVITGNGEQLTMRIRGDFTPRYGESLSLTLEAEHCHLFDSNGVAVGQSLQQAA, from the coding sequence ATGGCAGACCTGAAGATCCACAACCTGAAGAAAGGCTTCGACGGCAACGAGATCATCAAGGGCATCGACCTGGACATCCGCGACCGCGAGTTCGTCGTCTTCGTCGGCCCCTCCGGCTGTGGCAAGTCCACCCTGCTGCGCCTGATCGCCGGGCTCGAGGAGGTCAGTAGCGGGCGCATCGAACTGGACGGGCGCGACATCACCGATGTCAGCCCGGCCAAACGCGACCTGGCCATGGTGTTCCAGACCTACGCGCTCTACCCGCACATGACGGTGCGCAAGAACATGTCCTTCGCCCTGGATCTAGCCGGGGCCGACAAGCAGGAAGTGGCGCGCAAGATCGAAGCCGCCGCGCGCACCCTGGAGCTGGAACCGCTGCTCGAACGCAAGCCGCGGCAACTGTCCGGCGGCCAGCGCCAGCGCGTCGCCATCGGCCGCGCCATCGTACGCAATCCCAAGGTGTTTCTCTTCGATGAACCGCTGTTCAACCTCGATGCCGCGCTGCGCGTGCAGATGCGCCTGGAGCTTTCGCGCCTGCACCAGGAACTGCAGGCCACGATGATCTACGTGACTCACGATCAAGTCGAGGCCATGACCCTGGCCGACAAGGTGGTGGTGCTCAACGGCGGGCGCATCGAGCAGGTCGGCTCGCCCATGGAGCTTTATCACCATCCGGCCAACCTGTTCGTCGCGGGCTTTCTCGGCACACCGAAGATGGGCTTTCTCAAGGGCCGCGCCAGCCGTGTCGAAGCCAGCGGCTGCGAAGTCGAGCTCGACGCCGGTTGCCGTCTGTTCCTGCCGCTGAGCGGCGCCACGCTGAAGACGGGCGATCCGGTCACCCTCGGCATCCGCCCGGAGCACCTCAACCGCGGCAGCGAAGGCAACTGCCAGCTGACCGTGCAGGCCGACGTCAGTGAACGGCTGGGCAGTGATACCTACTGCCACGTCATCACCGGCAACGGCGAGCAGCTGACCATGCGCATCCGTGGCGACTTCACCCCGCGTTATGGCGAGTCGCTGTCGCTGACATTGGAAGCCGAACATTGCCACCTCTTCGACAGCAATGGCGTTGCGGTCGGCCAGTCGCTGCAGCAGGCGGCCTGA